From the Clostridium putrefaciens genome, one window contains:
- a CDS encoding haloacid dehalogenase-like hydrolase: MGKRLISANASEILKMTAAELKQSIKASEGRTILSENVAPRESFIGDITNSEIASAFGADLILLNGVDVLNPYIFGLEVTEGSFVEELHRLVGRPIGVNLEPVDLKADMEEDRLTISKGRQANLETIQEIEKLGMDFVCLTGNPGTGVTNIEIEKTIRLAKENFSGLIIAGKMHGAGVDEPVADIKVVESFIEAGADIILVPAVGTVPGFDDMELKEVVKVAHRNGALVLSAIGTSQESSDEDTIKQIAIRNKICGVDIQHIGDAGYGGVAPFENIFAMSKAIRGVRHTVSMVARSINR; encoded by the coding sequence ATGGGTAAAAGATTAATTAGTGCAAATGCTTCGGAAATATTGAAAATGACCGCAGCAGAATTGAAACAAAGTATTAAAGCAAGCGAAGGTAGAACCATTCTTTCGGAGAATGTGGCACCAAGAGAATCATTTATCGGTGATATTACCAATTCTGAAATTGCCAGTGCTTTTGGAGCAGATTTAATTCTACTTAACGGGGTAGATGTTTTAAATCCATATATTTTTGGATTAGAAGTTACAGAAGGATCATTTGTAGAGGAGTTACATCGTTTAGTAGGACGTCCAATCGGAGTAAACTTGGAACCCGTAGATTTAAAGGCAGATATGGAAGAGGATCGTTTAACAATTAGTAAAGGTAGACAAGCTAACCTTGAGACAATTCAAGAAATTGAAAAACTTGGTATGGATTTCGTTTGCTTGACTGGTAATCCAGGTACTGGAGTGACAAATATAGAAATAGAAAAGACAATTCGCTTAGCGAAAGAGAACTTTTCAGGATTGATTATTGCTGGTAAAATGCATGGAGCTGGTGTTGATGAACCTGTTGCTGATATAAAAGTAGTAGAATCATTTATTGAGGCAGGTGCAGATATTATTCTAGTTCCAGCAGTAGGCACGGTGCCTGGCTTTGATGATATGGAATTAAAAGAAGTAGTTAAAGTGGCACATCGTAATGGTGCACTAGTATTAAGTGCAATTGGCACTAGCCAAGAAAGTTCTGATGAAGACACTATTAAACAAATTGCAATTCGAAACAAAATTTGTGGTGTGGATATTCAACATATTGGTGATGCAGGTTACGGTGGTGTTGCACCTTTTGAAAATATTTTTGCTATGAGTAAGGCAATTCGTGGTGTTCGTCATACTGTATCAATGGTTGCTCGTTCAATTAATCGCTAA
- a CDS encoding PTS lactose/cellobiose transporter subunit IIA, with protein MEEQTNLETIMELIMYGGDAKSNAMEAIQAVKLGNFELAKTKINEAEASLAKAHHAQTEMLIKEAQGNQIAVTLLMVHGQDHLMTSMGFTDLAKEIIEVYKKIDEK; from the coding sequence TTGGAAGAACAAACAAATTTAGAAACTATTATGGAGTTAATTATGTATGGAGGGGATGCTAAAAGTAATGCTATGGAAGCTATCCAAGCTGTAAAGCTTGGAAACTTTGAATTAGCTAAAACTAAAATTAATGAAGCCGAAGCTTCATTGGCGAAGGCACACCATGCACAAACAGAAATGTTAATTAAGGAGGCTCAAGGGAATCAAATAGCGGTAACATTACTGATGGTACATGGTCAAGATCACTTAATGACTTCAATGGGATTTACAGATTTAGCAAAGGAAATTATTGAAGTTTACAAAAAGATAGATGAAAAGTAA
- a CDS encoding PTS sugar transporter subunit IIB yields MRKIIMLVCAAGMSTSLMVSKMQKAAEAKGIDAEIFAISASEADSYLEEKKVDVLLLGPQVRFMKDKFEEKVVPLGIALDVIKMTDYGMMNGEKVLEHAMSLMND; encoded by the coding sequence ATGAGAAAAATAATTATGTTAGTATGTGCTGCTGGGATGAGCACTAGTTTAATGGTATCTAAAATGCAAAAAGCAGCTGAAGCTAAAGGTATTGATGCAGAGATATTTGCTATTTCAGCTAGTGAAGCAGATAGTTATTTGGAAGAGAAAAAAGTTGATGTATTACTGTTAGGGCCTCAAGTACGTTTCATGAAAGATAAATTTGAGGAAAAAGTTGTACCATTAGGCATTGCATTAGATGTAATAAAAATGACAGATTACGGAATGATGAATGGAGAAAAGGTATTAGAACACGCTATGAGTTTAATGAATGATTAG
- a CDS encoding PH domain-containing protein: MRFKLIRDVLIFTNERIITFEKKGTTGQKVRI; the protein is encoded by the coding sequence TTGAGGTTTAAACTTATCCGTGATGTTCTAATTTTTACGAATGAAAGGATAATTACTTTTGAAAAGAAAGGAACAACAGGACAAAAAGTGAGAATATAG